The genomic window AAAGATGATCTTGCTTTTCTACAATATACCTCTGGTTCCACTGGTAATCCTAAAGGCGTGATGGTGAGTCATGGTAACTTAATCCATAATGAGTGTATGGTCAAACAAGCATTTGGACATACAGAGCAAACAATTTTTGCAGGATGGCTACCGTTATTTCACGATATGGGACTCATTGGTAATGTACTACAACCCTTATATTTAGGTATTCCTTGTATTTTGATGTCTCCTGTTGACTTTTTACAAAAACCCTATCGTTGGTTAAAAGCCATTTCCGATTACCGTGCTACCACTAGCGGAGGTCCCAATTTTGCTTATGACTTGTGTATTCAGAAAATTACTGATGAACAACTGAAGACCCTGAATTTGAATAGTTGGGAAGTTGCTTTTAACGGGGCTGAACCGATACGGGCTGAAACCTTAGAAAAATTTGCCCAGAAGTTCGCTCCCTGTGGTTTTCGTAAAGAGGCTTTCTATCCTTGTTATGGAATGGCTGAGGCCACCTTATTTATCACTGGTGGAATGTCATTTAATGCCCCCAAGTACAAAACAATAGACGAAAAAGCTTTAGAAGAAAATCAAGTTGTTGAAGTTGAAAGACAAAAACCCTATAGTCGAACCTTAGTCAGTTGTGGCCACGAATGGTTAGAACAAACAATCAAGATTGTTAATCCCCATTCTTTAACCGAGTGTAAGAATAATCAAGTGGGAGAAATTTGGGTATCGGGAGGAAGTGTTGCCAAGGGTTATTGGCAAAAACCTGACAAAACCAAAGAAACCTTTGAAGCTTATTTATCTGACACAAAAGAAGGTCCGTTTCTAAGGACGGGAGATTTAGGGTTTCTCTCATCAGAAAAAGAACTCTTTGTTACAGGAAGACTCAAAGATGTCATGATTATTCGAGGACGCAATCATTATCCTCAAGATATCGAATTAACTGTTGAGCAAAGTCATCCTGCTTTAAGATCCAGTTGTGGGGCTGCTTTTGTTGTGGGCAATACGGGTAATGAGAGATTGATTATTGTTCAAGAAGTTGAACGAACCTATTTACGAAAACTG from Crocosphaera subtropica ATCC 51142 includes these protein-coding regions:
- a CDS encoding fatty acyl-AMP ligase; amino-acid sequence: MYLYDDNRRGSVPFKTTNLPLWGHSSEQNLVRILQQRANYQPSKTAYIFLDRGESEQCSLTYEELDKKARELAAILCNSHLQGERALLMYSPGIDFIIAFFACLYAGVIAVPIYPPRRNQSLDRLKAIIDDCQAKEVLTTSSIKNNLENSLIKYPELAHFQWIATDNLPTRINAHDFQPVRIDKDDLAFLQYTSGSTGNPKGVMVSHGNLIHNECMVKQAFGHTEQTIFAGWLPLFHDMGLIGNVLQPLYLGIPCILMSPVDFLQKPYRWLKAISDYRATTSGGPNFAYDLCIQKITDEQLKTLNLNSWEVAFNGAEPIRAETLEKFAQKFAPCGFRKEAFYPCYGMAEATLFITGGMSFNAPKYKTIDEKALEENQVVEVERQKPYSRTLVSCGHEWLEQTIKIVNPHSLTECKNNQVGEIWVSGGSVAKGYWQKPDKTKETFEAYLSDTKEGPFLRTGDLGFLSSEKELFVTGRLKDVMIIRGRNHYPQDIELTVEQSHPALRSSCGAAFVVGNTGNERLIIVQEVERTYLRKLNQQEVTSAIRQAVAKHHGLQVHEVILIRTATIPKTSSGKIQRYRCKEQFLKQMLDYLPSNSSCSTQVTLKRTA